One window of Cohnella hashimotonis genomic DNA carries:
- a CDS encoding ABC transporter substrate-binding protein: protein MKKTNNVKFKFRTTLLTSISLAAALTAAGCGNSNNNNTDASPSAAPSGSAGSTASAPASGSASPSAGSELEPVELTWYYPQNAANADLKLVNDAVNKITKEKINATIKLMPIDFGTYEQKMNTTTAASEKIDIIWTSNWLFKFDTNQKKGVFLPLDDLLKSSGQKLYDSMQKKFWDDATLDGKIYAVPNFQVSASRPSLVLQKRFVDKYNLDLSTIKKIDDIEPFLKQIKDGEPGITPFGTTKGFYSGLMYNIDNRVEVYRDDTTHTVLPDVTDELKHSYELAHSWYTKGYIMEDAATLKSAADAYNKGTTAVWFDVTGKPGSEVEFKVADGGYDVVLAPLAQSTFTGAASTMNAISRTSKNPERAMMFLELVNTDKELYNTLVYGIEGKHYEKTTGDFIKINQDAGYFTNTDWIFGNITNEYLPEGAPADKIEQTIKVNDEAYVSPYTGFVFNSEPVKTEIANVNAVKEEYGASLGTGTLDPAKYLPIYEEKLKKAGVETIRAEKQKQLNEWLAANGKK, encoded by the coding sequence TTGAAAAAAACAAACAACGTCAAATTTAAATTCCGGACGACGCTCCTCACGTCGATCTCGCTTGCGGCTGCGCTTACGGCTGCAGGCTGCGGCAATTCCAACAACAATAATACGGACGCTTCGCCAAGCGCAGCTCCGTCCGGCAGCGCCGGCTCCACGGCTTCGGCGCCGGCTTCCGGCAGCGCCTCTCCTTCGGCCGGCAGCGAGCTTGAGCCTGTAGAGCTTACCTGGTACTACCCGCAAAACGCGGCGAACGCCGACCTGAAGCTCGTGAACGATGCGGTCAACAAAATTACGAAAGAAAAAATCAACGCGACGATCAAGCTCATGCCGATCGACTTCGGCACCTACGAGCAGAAGATGAATACGACGACGGCGGCCAGCGAGAAGATCGACATCATCTGGACCTCCAACTGGCTGTTCAAGTTCGATACGAACCAGAAGAAGGGCGTATTTCTCCCGCTCGACGACCTGCTGAAGTCCAGCGGACAGAAGCTGTACGATTCGATGCAAAAGAAGTTCTGGGACGACGCCACGCTGGACGGCAAGATCTACGCCGTGCCGAACTTCCAGGTCTCGGCCAGCCGCCCTTCGCTCGTGCTCCAGAAGCGGTTCGTGGACAAATACAACCTCGATCTCAGCACGATCAAGAAGATCGACGACATCGAGCCTTTCCTGAAGCAAATCAAGGACGGCGAGCCGGGCATCACGCCGTTCGGCACGACGAAAGGCTTCTACTCGGGCTTGATGTACAACATCGACAACAGGGTCGAGGTGTACAGAGACGATACGACGCACACCGTCTTGCCTGATGTAACGGACGAACTCAAGCATAGCTACGAGCTTGCGCATTCCTGGTACACAAAGGGCTACATCATGGAGGATGCCGCGACGCTGAAGTCCGCAGCCGACGCCTACAACAAAGGAACGACGGCCGTCTGGTTCGACGTGACCGGCAAGCCGGGCTCCGAGGTCGAATTCAAGGTCGCGGACGGCGGCTACGACGTCGTGCTCGCGCCGCTGGCCCAATCCACGTTCACGGGCGCAGCCAGCACGATGAACGCCATCAGCCGCACGTCCAAAAATCCGGAGCGCGCGATGATGTTCCTCGAGCTCGTCAACACCGACAAGGAGCTTTACAACACGCTCGTCTACGGCATCGAAGGCAAGCACTATGAGAAGACGACCGGCGACTTTATCAAGATCAACCAGGATGCCGGCTATTTCACGAATACGGACTGGATCTTCGGCAACATCACCAACGAATACCTGCCTGAAGGCGCTCCTGCCGACAAGATCGAACAGACGATCAAGGTCAACGATGAAGCTTACGTATCGCCGTACACGGGCTTCGTCTTCAACTCCGAGCCGGTCAAAACGGAGATCGCCAACGTTAACGCGGTCAAGGAAGAATACGGCGCGTCGCTCGGCACCGGCACGCTCGATCCGGCGAAGTACCTGCCGATCTACGAGGAAAAGCTGAAGAAGGCCGGCGTCGAAACGATCCGCGCAGAGAAGCAAAAGCAGCTGAACGAGTGGCTCGCAGCAAACGGCAAGAAGTAA
- a CDS encoding hydroxyacid dehydrogenase, giving the protein MKIALLQGKEQREKVFKQQHLDRLRKLGDVVVNDTAGDPSEAQLETLIRDADIAITSWGCGPLTVRVLDAAPNLRLVLHAAGTVKPIVTQDLWDRGIRVSNATAALGKGVAETALGFTIVSLKDMWRLVRETREGGWGDGANVREVYNVTVGVVGAGKAGSHYIKLLRQFDVDIALYDPFVSEARAKEMGARKAELGELLAQSDVISIHLPSLPETHHMFNRERLAQMKDDCVIINTARGSVIDEEALAEELRKGRFFACLDVTDPEPPRPDHPFRGLPNVVLTPHIAGAVNNGLQRLAQAVVLDAEAFMDGEPLEGEVRADQLHLLA; this is encoded by the coding sequence ATGAAAATCGCGCTGCTGCAGGGCAAGGAACAGCGGGAAAAGGTATTTAAACAGCAGCATCTCGACCGGCTGCGGAAGCTGGGCGACGTGGTCGTGAACGACACGGCGGGCGATCCGTCGGAAGCGCAGCTCGAGACGCTCATCCGGGACGCCGACATCGCGATCACGTCCTGGGGCTGCGGTCCGCTGACCGTGCGGGTGCTGGACGCGGCGCCGAATTTGCGGCTGGTGCTGCACGCCGCGGGCACGGTGAAGCCGATCGTCACGCAGGACCTGTGGGACAGAGGCATCCGCGTGTCCAATGCGACGGCGGCGCTGGGCAAGGGCGTGGCGGAGACGGCGCTGGGCTTCACGATCGTGTCGCTGAAAGATATGTGGCGGCTCGTCCGCGAGACCCGGGAAGGCGGCTGGGGCGACGGGGCGAACGTTCGCGAGGTGTACAATGTGACGGTCGGCGTCGTAGGCGCGGGCAAAGCAGGTTCCCACTATATCAAGCTGCTGCGCCAGTTCGACGTGGACATCGCGCTGTACGATCCGTTCGTCAGCGAGGCGAGGGCGAAGGAGATGGGCGCGCGCAAGGCGGAGCTCGGCGAGCTGCTCGCGCAGAGCGACGTCATTTCGATCCATCTGCCCTCCCTGCCCGAGACGCATCATATGTTCAACCGAGAACGGCTGGCGCAGATGAAGGACGACTGTGTGATCATCAATACGGCCCGCGGCTCGGTCATCGACGAAGAGGCGCTGGCCGAGGAGCTTCGCAAGGGCCGTTTTTTCGCCTGCCTGGACGTGACCGATCCCGAACCGCCGCGCCCGGATCATCCGTTCCGCGGTCTGCCGAACGTCGTGCTCACGCCGCATATCGCGGGCGCCGTCAACAACGGGCTGCAGCGGCTTGCGCAGGCTGTCGTCCTGGATGCGGAGGCGTTCATGGACGGCGAGCCGCTCGAAGGCGAAGTGCGGGCCGATCAGCTGCACCTGCTGGCTTAA
- a CDS encoding carbohydrate ABC transporter permease, with protein MPANSMPAKSMPAKTTTAKSTTAKKSSFKWSTLIIHLIFILITLSMLVPLALVIIVSLTDENSILHHGYRMIPDKFSFAAYEYFFKSPDAILRAYGVTIFVAVVGTVLSLILTASMGYTLSRRDYGLVRPTSFYVFFTMLFGGGLVPFYILVTQYLHLKDTIWALIVPGMLSPFYVLIMKGFMSKIPFEIIESAKVEGAREWRIFAQLILPLSKPSLATLGLFIMFNYWNEWFNALLFIDNERLVPLQLLLVRTMNSLDFITSRPEFALVMSNFNLANFPKTAAKFAIAIMSAGPMLLVFPFFQRFFVKGLTVGAIKG; from the coding sequence ATGCCTGCCAATTCTATGCCAGCCAAGTCTATGCCCGCAAAGACAACGACCGCCAAGTCCACGACCGCCAAAAAGTCTTCCTTCAAGTGGTCGACGCTGATCATTCATCTCATCTTTATCCTGATCACGCTCAGCATGCTCGTGCCGCTCGCACTCGTGATCATCGTATCGCTGACGGATGAAAACTCGATCCTGCACCACGGGTACCGGATGATTCCGGACAAATTCTCCTTTGCGGCTTACGAATACTTCTTCAAGTCGCCGGATGCGATCCTGCGCGCTTACGGCGTGACGATCTTCGTCGCCGTCGTCGGCACGGTGCTGAGCCTGATCCTGACGGCCAGCATGGGCTATACGCTGTCGAGAAGAGATTACGGCCTTGTGCGTCCGACCTCCTTCTATGTTTTCTTCACGATGCTGTTCGGCGGCGGGCTCGTCCCGTTCTACATTCTGGTCACGCAATATCTGCACTTGAAGGATACGATCTGGGCGCTGATCGTGCCGGGGATGCTCAGTCCGTTCTACGTGCTGATCATGAAGGGCTTCATGTCCAAGATTCCGTTCGAGATCATCGAATCCGCCAAGGTGGAAGGCGCGCGGGAATGGCGAATCTTCGCGCAGCTGATCCTGCCGTTGTCCAAACCGTCGCTCGCGACCCTCGGCTTGTTCATCATGTTCAACTACTGGAACGAATGGTTCAACGCGCTGCTGTTCATCGACAATGAGCGGCTGGTGCCGCTGCAGCTGCTGCTGGTGCGGACGATGAACTCGCTCGACTTCATCACCTCGCGGCCGGAATTCGCGCTCGTCATGTCCAACTTCAATCTAGCGAACTTCCCGAAGACCGCGGCCAAGTTCGCGATCGCCATCATGTCCGCGGGTCCGATGCTGCTCGTCTTCCCGTTCTTCCAGCGCTTCTTCGTCAAAGGCCTGACCGTAGGCGCGATCAAGGGTTAA
- a CDS encoding ABC transporter substrate-binding protein, which translates to MLKTNIGKFGFRTTLLASISLGMALTAAGCGNSNNNNNNASASASPSASASASPSASNASPSAGSELPPVELTWYYPQNAANADLQLVNDAVNKITKEKINATVKLNPIDFGTYEQKMNTMTAAGEKMDIVWTSSWWFKFDQNQLKGAFLPLDDLLKTSGQKLYDSLDKKFWDDATLQGKIYAVPNFQFSAQRASVVIQKRFIDKYNLDTSKIKKMEDLEPFLKQIKEGEPGITPFGTWKGFYTALLYGIDTKVPVYYTDSTNTVLPDVTDEMKANYALAHAWYTKGYINQDAATLKSAADVYNKGTTAVWFDWTGKPGSEVEYKAADGGNDVVLVPLGEPVFTGAASTLNAISRTSENPERAMMFLELVNTDKELYNTLVYGIEGKHYTKTTGNFIKIDQNAGYFTNTDWIFGNITNEYLPEGSPADKIEQTIKMNNEARVSKYNGFVFNGEAVKTEIANVNAVNGEYAASLGSGTLDPAKYLPIYEEKLKKAGAEKIRAEKQKQLNEWLAANGKS; encoded by the coding sequence TTGCTTAAAACGAACATCGGCAAATTCGGTTTCCGAACCACGCTCCTCGCTTCCATCTCGCTAGGCATGGCGCTCACGGCCGCCGGCTGCGGAAACTCCAACAACAACAATAACAACGCTTCTGCGAGCGCTTCCCCGTCAGCTTCCGCCAGCGCGTCTCCATCGGCTTCCAACGCTTCTCCTTCGGCCGGCAGCGAACTCCCGCCCGTCGAACTGACCTGGTATTATCCGCAAAACGCGGCGAACGCCGACCTTCAGCTCGTGAACGACGCGGTCAACAAGATCACCAAGGAAAAGATCAACGCAACGGTCAAGCTGAATCCGATCGACTTCGGCACCTACGAGCAGAAGATGAACACGATGACCGCCGCAGGCGAGAAGATGGACATCGTCTGGACGTCCAGCTGGTGGTTCAAGTTCGATCAGAATCAGCTGAAGGGCGCATTCCTGCCGCTCGACGATCTGCTGAAGACGAGCGGACAGAAGCTGTACGATTCGCTGGATAAGAAGTTCTGGGACGACGCCACGCTCCAAGGCAAGATCTATGCGGTCCCGAACTTCCAATTCTCCGCGCAGCGCGCGAGCGTCGTCATTCAGAAGCGGTTCATCGACAAGTACAACCTCGATACCAGCAAGATCAAGAAAATGGAGGACCTCGAGCCGTTCCTGAAGCAGATCAAGGAAGGCGAGCCGGGCATTACGCCGTTCGGCACGTGGAAGGGCTTCTACACGGCGCTGCTGTACGGCATCGACACTAAAGTGCCGGTCTACTATACCGATTCGACGAATACCGTCCTTCCCGACGTGACGGATGAGATGAAGGCCAATTACGCCCTCGCGCACGCCTGGTATACGAAAGGCTATATCAACCAGGATGCCGCGACGCTCAAGTCCGCCGCCGATGTTTACAACAAAGGAACGACGGCCGTCTGGTTCGACTGGACGGGCAAGCCGGGCTCCGAGGTCGAGTATAAGGCAGCCGACGGCGGCAACGACGTCGTGCTCGTGCCGCTCGGCGAGCCGGTATTCACGGGTGCGGCCAGCACGTTGAACGCGATCAGCCGCACGTCCGAAAATCCGGAGCGCGCGATGATGTTCCTCGAGCTCGTCAACACCGACAAGGAACTTTATAACACGCTCGTCTACGGCATCGAAGGCAAGCACTACACGAAGACGACGGGCAACTTCATCAAGATCGATCAAAACGCGGGCTATTTCACGAACACGGACTGGATCTTCGGCAACATCACCAACGAATATCTGCCCGAAGGCTCTCCGGCCGACAAGATCGAGCAGACGATCAAGATGAACAACGAGGCGCGCGTATCCAAGTATAACGGCTTCGTCTTCAATGGCGAGGCGGTCAAGACGGAGATTGCCAACGTCAACGCGGTGAACGGCGAATATGCCGCCTCGCTGGGCAGCGGTACGCTCGATCCGGCGAAGTACCTGCCGATCTACGAGGAAAAACTGAAGAAAGCGGGAGCCGAAAAGATCCGCGCCGAGAAGCAAAAGCAGCTGAACGAATGGCTGGCGGCGAACGGCAAGTCTTGA
- a CDS encoding carbon-nitrogen hydrolase family protein produces MANYVTVSCLGPRPLAVPSDVSDEEAIARMIAHWQAQLDRVLPDRPDLIVLPEACDRPDPLTFPLDRRLSYYRARKDRIRDFFADVAKRHSCYIAYPAHTEAEDGMWLNAMQLIDRAGEVLGAYRKNHLTPDEYEKTNILYGREAPIFECDFGRVAAAICFDLNFEQLLRRYAAQKPDLILFPSMYHGGLMQGYWAYACRSYFAGAVAGAPCTIVTPLGETAASSTNYYSFITTRVNLDYVVLHIDENGAKFPDIKRKYGPSVVIHDPGYLGCVLLTSESKDVTADDIVEEFGLELLDDYFARADRSRHEPGRMEP; encoded by the coding sequence GTGGCGAATTACGTTACTGTCAGCTGTCTCGGTCCCCGGCCGCTCGCCGTGCCGTCAGACGTCTCGGACGAAGAGGCGATCGCGCGCATGATCGCCCATTGGCAGGCGCAGCTCGACCGGGTGCTCCCGGACCGGCCGGACCTGATCGTCCTGCCGGAAGCCTGCGACCGCCCGGATCCTTTGACCTTCCCGCTTGATCGGCGCCTGTCGTATTACCGCGCGCGCAAGGACCGGATCCGCGATTTCTTCGCGGATGTCGCGAAGCGGCACAGCTGCTATATTGCCTATCCGGCGCATACCGAGGCGGAGGACGGCATGTGGCTGAACGCGATGCAACTGATCGACCGCGCGGGCGAGGTCTTAGGCGCCTACCGCAAAAACCATCTGACGCCCGACGAATACGAGAAAACCAACATCCTGTACGGCCGCGAAGCGCCGATTTTCGAATGCGACTTCGGTCGGGTGGCGGCCGCGATCTGTTTCGACCTCAACTTCGAGCAGCTGCTGCGGCGCTATGCTGCACAAAAGCCCGACCTGATCTTGTTCCCTTCGATGTATCACGGCGGACTTATGCAGGGCTATTGGGCATATGCCTGCCGGTCCTACTTCGCGGGGGCGGTCGCGGGGGCGCCCTGCACGATCGTGACGCCGCTCGGGGAAACGGCTGCCAGCAGCACGAACTACTATTCTTTTATTACGACCCGCGTCAATCTCGATTACGTCGTCCTTCATATCGACGAGAACGGCGCCAAGTTTCCGGACATCAAGCGCAAGTACGGCCCGTCGGTCGTCATCCACGATCCCGGCTATCTCGGATGCGTGCTGCTGACGAGCGAATCGAAGGACGTTACGGCGGACGATATCGTGGAAGAGTTCGGGCTGGAGCTGCTGGACGACTACTTCGCCCGCGCGGACCGGTCCAGGCATGAGCCTGGACGCATGGAGCCGTGA
- a CDS encoding ABC transporter permease yields MKRGKFLKFVSRNGELFIFSLPAIIYIFIMSYVPMFGVIIAFKNYVYDKGILGSEWVGFKNFKFLFESENAYRITRNTVLYNLGYMFMTTVFSLAVAILLHEVAKKWLKIYQTAMILPFFLSWVVVSYITMAFLDHQNGFLNGWLEGIGLDRVQWYFKANVWPYILNAVHLWKAIGFSALVYFAGILGIDAELYEAAKIDGAKRWQMITNVTLPQLTPLIIILLIMSIGNMFRGDFGLHYFIPNNNGMTYATTDIIDTYIYRALSELGDVSMASAVGLYQSVVGLVLVVAANYTVRKINEENSLF; encoded by the coding sequence ATGAAACGCGGCAAGTTTTTAAAGTTTGTGAGCAGGAACGGCGAATTGTTTATTTTCTCGCTTCCCGCGATCATCTACATTTTCATCATGTCGTATGTCCCGATGTTCGGCGTAATTATCGCATTTAAAAATTACGTGTACGACAAGGGCATTCTGGGTAGCGAATGGGTCGGTTTTAAAAACTTCAAGTTTCTGTTCGAGAGCGAAAACGCCTATCGGATCACGCGGAACACGGTGCTGTACAACTTGGGCTACATGTTCATGACGACCGTATTCTCGCTGGCGGTGGCCATATTGCTCCACGAAGTCGCCAAGAAGTGGCTGAAGATTTACCAGACGGCGATGATCCTGCCTTTCTTCCTGTCGTGGGTCGTCGTCAGCTACATCACGATGGCGTTTCTCGATCATCAGAACGGCTTCTTGAACGGCTGGCTCGAGGGGATCGGGCTTGATCGGGTCCAATGGTACTTCAAGGCCAACGTCTGGCCCTACATTCTTAATGCGGTCCACCTGTGGAAGGCGATCGGGTTCTCGGCGCTCGTGTACTTCGCCGGCATTCTCGGCATTGACGCGGAACTGTACGAAGCGGCCAAGATCGACGGCGCCAAACGATGGCAAATGATTACCAACGTTACGCTTCCCCAATTGACTCCGCTCATTATCATTCTCCTGATCATGAGCATCGGCAATATGTTCCGCGGCGACTTCGGCCTTCACTACTTCATCCCGAACAACAACGGCATGACGTATGCCACGACGGATATTATCGACACCTATATCTATCGGGCGCTCAGCGAGCTTGGGGACGTCAGCATGGCCTCCGCCGTCGGTCTCTATCAATCGGTGGTCGGTCTCGTGCTCGTCGTAGCCGCGAATTACACGGTCCGCAAAATCAACGAAGAAAATTCCTTGTTCTAA
- a CDS encoding Gfo/Idh/MocA family oxidoreductase: MKIGIVDLDTSHPNAWVPILREMGHEVTAVFDGGTVHDAGAAGAFAEKHGIPVVCDRLADMPELVDVAIVHSVNWDLHAERARPFAEAGKAILIDKPMAGNARDIRQLLAWARGGVRIAGGSALRFCEEAEAWRRSRDTGDQVVTALAGCSVDDFNYGIHAYGLLLAIMGPGIESVRSAGAHIQHQVELVWRDGRRAFLSIGETAGYLPFYATIVSEREVRHIQVDADRLYRSFLAAALPDLAGESTTLSPFPPLGELLEAELAALAARRSLLEGGRAVALEEAAVSSEPGYDGAAFAAQYRMKARGLTR, encoded by the coding sequence TTGAAAATCGGAATCGTCGATCTGGATACGTCTCACCCGAACGCCTGGGTGCCGATCCTGCGGGAGATGGGACACGAAGTGACCGCCGTATTCGACGGCGGCACGGTGCATGATGCGGGCGCGGCCGGCGCATTCGCCGAGAAGCACGGCATTCCGGTCGTCTGCGACAGACTGGCGGATATGCCCGAGCTCGTCGATGTGGCCATCGTCCACAGCGTGAATTGGGATCTGCATGCGGAGCGGGCGCGCCCCTTTGCCGAAGCGGGCAAGGCGATCTTGATCGACAAGCCGATGGCGGGCAACGCACGCGACATCCGGCAGCTGCTCGCCTGGGCGCGCGGCGGCGTCCGGATCGCCGGCGGCTCGGCGCTGCGCTTCTGCGAGGAGGCCGAGGCTTGGCGCCGTTCCCGCGATACCGGGGACCAGGTCGTCACCGCGTTAGCCGGCTGCTCAGTCGACGACTTCAACTACGGCATCCATGCGTACGGTCTGCTGCTCGCGATAATGGGGCCGGGAATCGAGAGCGTCAGGTCGGCCGGCGCGCACATCCAGCATCAGGTGGAGCTGGTCTGGCGGGACGGCCGCAGGGCATTCCTCAGCATCGGCGAGACCGCGGGCTATTTGCCCTTCTACGCGACCATTGTCTCTGAGCGCGAAGTCCGGCATATCCAGGTCGATGCGGACCGGCTATACCGTTCCTTCCTCGCGGCCGCGCTGCCCGATCTGGCGGGCGAAAGCACGACCCTTTCCCCCTTCCCGCCTTTGGGCGAACTGCTCGAGGCGGAGCTCGCGGCGCTTGCCGCAAGACGCTCCTTGCTGGAGGGCGGGCGGGCGGTCGCCCTCGAAGAAGCGGCGGTCTCGTCCGAGCCGGGGTACGACGGAGCGGCGTTCGCCGCGCAATATCGAATGAAAGCAAGAGGGCTGACGCGATGA
- a CDS encoding ABC transporter substrate-binding protein: MDHAIERGIWLRLARALAVCAMCAACLGGCAGGGEKEEAASGSATGLDPVNLIWYYPQYQSNPDQRLVNDAVNEITQAKLNASVDLRPIDFSNYEQKLNTIVASGEQMDIIWTSNWLFQWTINAKKGVFQPIDEQLSRYGGQLLASMDEKYWNGGKLGGKQYAIPNYQISAMRPSLVIQKRFIDKYRLDVSKIKRIEDIEPFLKQIKEGEPDIVPFGTTKGFYTNLLYGIDWIVPVYRNDPTPTVLPDVTPEMRTNFAMMHDWYMKGYINEDAATLKDAVEAYNKGNTAVWFDITGKPGSEVEYKAADGGYDVQLVPLVRSAFVGAGNSMNAIGRTSAHPDRAVMLLNLVNADKALYNLLVYGIEGRHYTKTTGNFIKVNPDGGYFTNTDWVFGDIRGEYLPEGSPPDKIEQTIKANEEASVSAFEGFEFNSDPVKTEIANVRAVNDEYYAALATGTIDPARFLAEYEDKLSKAGAGVIVQEKQKQLDAWLKARGKK; this comes from the coding sequence GTGGACCATGCGATTGAACGGGGGATTTGGCTCCGGCTGGCGCGGGCGTTGGCCGTTTGCGCGATGTGCGCGGCATGCCTTGGCGGATGTGCGGGGGGCGGCGAGAAAGAAGAAGCTGCGAGCGGATCGGCGACCGGGCTCGATCCGGTCAACCTGATCTGGTATTATCCGCAGTACCAGTCCAATCCCGATCAAAGGCTCGTGAACGATGCGGTAAATGAAATCACGCAGGCGAAGCTGAACGCCTCCGTGGACCTGCGCCCGATCGACTTCTCGAATTACGAGCAAAAGCTGAACACGATCGTCGCTTCCGGCGAACAGATGGACATCATCTGGACCTCGAACTGGCTGTTTCAATGGACGATCAATGCAAAAAAGGGCGTATTCCAGCCGATCGACGAGCAGCTTAGCCGATACGGCGGGCAATTGCTCGCGTCCATGGACGAGAAATACTGGAACGGCGGCAAGCTGGGCGGAAAGCAATACGCGATCCCGAACTATCAGATCTCCGCCATGCGTCCTAGTCTCGTCATTCAGAAGCGATTCATCGACAAATACAGGCTGGACGTCTCCAAGATCAAGCGGATCGAAGATATCGAGCCTTTCCTGAAGCAGATCAAGGAAGGAGAGCCGGATATCGTCCCCTTCGGCACGACCAAAGGCTTTTATACGAACCTGCTCTACGGCATCGATTGGATCGTGCCCGTCTACCGGAACGATCCGACGCCGACCGTGCTCCCGGACGTGACGCCGGAGATGCGGACCAATTTTGCGATGATGCATGACTGGTATATGAAAGGCTATATCAATGAAGACGCCGCGACGCTGAAGGATGCGGTGGAAGCCTACAATAAAGGAAACACGGCGGTATGGTTCGATATCACGGGCAAGCCGGGCTCCGAAGTCGAGTACAAAGCGGCGGACGGAGGCTACGACGTGCAGTTGGTGCCGCTCGTCCGGTCGGCCTTCGTCGGGGCGGGCAATTCGATGAACGCGATCGGCCGAACGTCGGCGCATCCGGATCGGGCAGTCATGCTTCTGAATCTCGTGAACGCGGACAAGGCGCTGTACAACCTGCTCGTTTATGGCATCGAAGGCAGGCATTATACGAAAACGACCGGCAATTTCATTAAAGTGAATCCGGACGGCGGCTATTTTACGAATACGGATTGGGTGTTCGGCGACATCCGGGGCGAATATTTGCCGGAGGGCTCCCCGCCCGACAAGATCGAGCAAACGATCAAGGCGAATGAAGAAGCGTCCGTCTCCGCCTTCGAAGGATTCGAATTCAATTCGGATCCGGTCAAGACGGAGATCGCGAACGTCCGTGCCGTCAACGACGAGTATTATGCAGCCCTCGCCACGGGCACAATCGACCCGGCCCGCTTCCTTGCGGAGTATGAAGACAAGCTCTCGAAGGCGGGAGCCGGCGTGATCGTGCAGGAGAAGCAGAAGCAGCTGGACGCATGGTTGAAGGCGCGGGGTAAGAAGTAG